One region of Citrus sinensis cultivar Valencia sweet orange chromosome 6, DVS_A1.0, whole genome shotgun sequence genomic DNA includes:
- the LOC102612434 gene encoding ankyrin repeat domain-containing protein 2B-like: MASPPTKDAPADKKAEGSTPKSEATSGSVRDSSSSPSGASAASAFPGVGGAAPNPFDFSAMSGLLNDPSIKELAEQIAKDPAFNSMAEQLQKTLHGANAEESIPQFDTTQYYSTMQQVMQNPQFMTMAERLGNALMQDPSMSHMLESLTNPTKKDQIEERMAKIKEDPSLKPILDEIESGGPSAMMKYWNDKDVLQKLGEAMGLAVGGDATTSADNAGADEAGNEDESIVHHTASVGDAEGLKNALAAGADKDEEDSEGRTALHFACGYGEVKCAQILLEAGANVDALDKNKNTALHYAAGYGRKECVALLLENGAAVTLQNMDGKTPIDVAKLNSQHDVLKLLEKDAFL; encoded by the exons ATGGCGTCTCCTCCCACCAAGGATGCTCCCGCTG ATAAGAAAGCAGAAGGATCGACCCCTAAGTCAGAAGCAACTTCGGGGTCTGTTAGAGACTCATCTAGTTCGCCTTCCGGTGCTTCTGCTGCAAGTGCTTTTCCAGGAGTTGGTGGCGCTGCTCCAAATCCTTTTGATTTCTCCGCCATGAGTGGCCTTCTTAAT GATCCGAGCATTAAGGAACTAGCTGAACAGATTGCGAAAGATCCAGCATTCAATTCCATGGCCGAGCAACTTCAGAAAACTTTGCATGGTGCAAATGCTGAGGAGAGTATTCCACAGTTTGACACAACACAGTATTACTCCACCATGCAACAGGTTATGCAGAATCCTCAGTTTATGACTATGGCTGAGCGCCTTGGTAATGCTTTAATGCAG GACCCATCAATGTCTCATATGCTGGAGAGTTTGACAAACCCTACAAAAAAAGACCAGATCGAGGAAAGAATGGCAAAAATCAAGGAAGATCCCTCTTTGAAGCCTATTTTGGATGAGATAGAGTCTGGTGGACCATCTGCTATGATGAA GTACTGGAATGATAAAGATGTTTTGCAGAAATTGGGTGAAGCAATGGGTCTTGCAGTTGGTGGGGATGCGACCACTTCTGCTGATAATGCGGGGGCAGATGAAGCGGGAAATGAGGATGAGTCAATTGTTCATCACACTGCCAGTGTTGGTGATGCTGAG GGTTTGAAAAATGCATTGGCAGCTGGTGCTGATAAAGATGAGGAAGATTCAGAAGGAAGGACAGCATTGCATTTTGCCTGCGGATATGGTGAG GTGAAGTGTGCTCAAATCCTACTTGAGGCCGGAGCAAATGTGGATGCCTTGGATAAGAACAAGAACACTGCCCTACATTATGCAGCCGGATATGGCAGGAAGGAATGTGTAGCCCTTCTGTTGGAGAACGGTGCTGCTGT AACTCTGCAGAACATGGACGGCAAGACTCCCATAGATGTTGCCAAGCTCAATAGCCAACATGACGTGCTAAAGCTTTTGGAGAAGGATGCTTTCCTGTAA
- the LOC102609939 gene encoding uncharacterized protein LOC102609939, whose amino-acid sequence MAETESTKKQSYHGELKEEEDDDYMGDLSQFIAPETSNPTKSSLKKIQNSKPVIQSSKKKSKAVNRHEQRKIEKERKQQKEDEQTLAKIEAPIPQSNIGFKLLKQMGYTPGSSLGKDGSGRSEPVGIEIRRSRVGIGHEDPYKEKRKREEIAAERKKQKENALMEEFGSRQKSLWRSRRVIINFNKAKAALDQLENKEAVPEKKEDDEEGEQEEEEEEEITEEDLLDILLKLRDEFHYCLFCGVQYESSEALSSNCPGIDEDDH is encoded by the exons ATGGCTGAAACTGAATCGACAAAGAAGCAAAGCTACCATGgagaattaaaagaagaagaagatgatgattaCATGGGTGATCTCTCTCAATTTATTGCTCCCGAAACTTCTAACCCCACAAAGTCTTCACTGAAGAAG ATCCAGAATAGCAAACCAGTTATCCAATCTTCGAAAAAGAAGTCAAAAGCTGTTAACCGGCACGAACAACGGAAAATTGAAAAGGAGAGAAAGCAACAGAAAGAGGATGAGCAAACCTTAGCGAAAATAGAGGCTCCGATTCCACAGTCTAATATTGGGTTCAAGTTGTTGAAGCAAATGGGTTACACACCTGGTTCATCCCTTGGTAAGGATGGTTCAGGGAGATCGGAACCAGTGGGGATTGAGATTCGAAGGTCACGAGTTGGGATTGGCCACGAGGACCCTTATAAGGAGAAGAGGAAGAGAGAAGAGATAGCGGCTGAGAGGAAAAAGCAGAAGGAGAATGCTTTGATGGAGGAGTTTGGGTCCAGGCAAAAGTCACTATGGCGGAGCCGAAGAGTGatcataaatttcaataaggCAAAGGCAGCTCTTGATCAATTGGAGAACAAAGAAGCTGTTCCGGAGAAGAAAGAGGATGATGAAGAGGGTgaacaagaagaagaggaagaggaagaaataACAGAAGAG GATTTGCTAGATATATTGTTGAAACTGAGAGATGAATTTCATTATTGCCTATTCTGTGGGGTTCAG TATGAATCATCTGAAGCACTATCATCCAACTGCCCTGGAATTGATGAAGATGACCACTAG
- the LOC102611647 gene encoding outer envelope pore protein 16-3, chloroplastic/mitochondrial translates to MDPSELRYLEDEDTPMMKTIKGATFGLVSGTIFGTVVATWQDVPRVERRVALPGLIRTLKMMGNYGITFAAIGGVYIGVEQLVQHYRMKRDFVNGAVGGFVAGATVLGYKGKSISSAISAGAALAVTSSLIDAGGQTTRIDNGKEYYPYTTKKRSTADQ, encoded by the exons ATGGATCCTTCAGAGCTTAGGTATTTGGAGGATGAGGATACTCCGATGATGAAGACAATTAAGGGGGCAACTTTTGGTTTAGTTTCTGGAACTATATTTGGAACCGTCGTCGCTACTTGGCAAGACGTGCCTCGTGTGGAGAGAAGAGTTGCACTTCCGGGGTTGATAAGGACGCTGAAGATGATGGGTAATTATGGGATTACTTTTGCTGCAATTGGTGGAGTTTACATTGGTGTTGAGCAGCTAGTTCAGCATTACAGGATGAAGAGAGACTTTGTCAATGGAGCTGTTGGAGGTTTTGTTGCTGGGGCAACCGTTCTGGGCTACAAAG GAAAGAGCATTTCATCAGCAATTTCTGCTGGTGCCGCACTGGCAGTTACTTCTTCTCTAATTGATGCTGGTGGTCAGACTACAAGAATAGACAATGGCAAGGAATATTACCCATATACCACCAAGAAAAGATCTACTGCTGATCAATAA
- the LOC102611165 gene encoding CDK5RAP3-like protein isoform X2, with the protein MQSQEDIRNLPIDITFSRLGEWLVDRKRIPSDWRKRMAVIRTKISKEFPSLPKDIDPYFHTLDPEGIDYLEAKKICEKLLKSTPESRNIFGRLSGAAGSWEAIVRSYEKDHIFLGEAAQIMVQNVNYEIPFQKKQVQKMQQQLAELDRKEADTKRSVALSAAKYVEACQELGLQGKSVRHELLETANSLPSTFSRILEVISSDSMSQAMEYYSTFVRDVHTHAEKGKSVAVLLNLKDVRENPPSMNVSAASEIVGSVDVQSSSNDNQIVGEDTKAAGDSIDWDISVDSPQIDWDIGTVEETEDAGNGLGPYEMVNASEFLEGPQETDQTPSNKEGNTLPAALSASEVSWDISVDTPQVDVIDDANPPNISMENQKSVPDILTQSPGISEDRSQLLETEYRNKILDDLYEIKAFLNQRLVELRNEETLSLRNQVQSVAPLVLQQYSPDATETMLSDVSSAISLLTNRKTRDLIMILNSKRYLDRLVTALEAKKHHEVKLKEGLKDLASKRMELQNALSSSWPKQVCI; encoded by the exons ATGCAGAGCCAGGAAGACATACGAAATCTTCCCATCGACATCACATTCTCTCGTCTCGGAG AATGGTTGGTTGATCGGAAGCGAATACCGTCTGATTGGAGAAAACGAATGGCTGTGATCAGAACTAAAATTTCTAAGGAATTTCCCTCACTTCCTAAAGATATTGATCCTTATTTCCATACGCTTGACCCTGAag gaattgattatttggaggccaaaaaaatttgtgaaaaaCTTCTGAAATCAACCCCAGAAAGCCGGAATATATTTGGCCGACTATCAGGTGCTGCT GGTTCTTGGGAAGCAATTGTGCGTTCATATGAGAAAGATCATATTTTTCTCGGTGAGGCTGCTCAGATTATGGTTCAAAATGTAAACTATGAGAT tCCATTTCAGAAGAAACAAGTGCAAAAGATGCAGCAACAGCTAGCGGAACTTGATCGCAAAGAGGCTGATACAAAAAGAAGCGTGGCTCTATCAGCAGCTAAATATGTTGAGGCCTGTCAAGAACTTGGGTTGCAG GGAAAAAGTGTGAGGCATGAACTATTGGAGACTGCTAATTCGCTTCCAAGCACATTTAGCAGGATTTTGGAAGTCATAAGTAGTGATTCGATGTCACAGGCTATGGAGTATTATTCCACTTTTGTCAGAGACGTTCACACTCACGCGGAGAAGGGT AAATCGGTGGCTGTCTTACTGAACTTGAAAGACGTTCGTGAAAATCCCCCATCAATGAATGTCTCTGCTGCTTCTGAGATCGTTGGTTCTGTTGATGTTCAATCAAGCTCTAATGATAATCAGATTGTGGGAGAGGACACAAAAGCTGCTGGAGATAGCATTGACTGGGATATTTCAGTTGACAGTCCGCAGATTGATTGGGATATTGGTACTGTGGAAGAAACAGAAGATGCTGGCAATGGCTTAGGTCCGTATGAAATGGTTAATGCTAGCGAGTTCTTAGAGGGTCCTCAGGAAACTGATCAAACTCCATCAAATAAAGAGGGCAATACCTTGCCTGCTGCACTTTCTGCTTCTGAGGTATCATGGGATATTAGTGTTGACACTCCTCAAGTTGATGTGATTGACGATGCTAATCCGCCAAATATCAGCATGGAAAATCAGAAATCTGTTCCAGATATTTTAACCCAATCCCCAGGAATCAGTGAAGACAGAAGCCAGCTACTGGAGACAGAGTACAGGAATAAGATTCTTGATGATTTGTATGAG ATCAAAGCATTCTTAAATCAGCGATTAGTGGAGTTAAGGAATGAGGAGACTTTGTCCTTGCGTAATCAAGTCCAATCAGTTGCTCCCTTGGTGTTGCAGCAGTATTCTCCTGATGCTACTGAGACAATGTTATCTGATGTTTCCTCGGCCATTTCCCTGCTGACAAATAGGAAAACTCGAGACCTGATCATGATTCTCAACTCCAAGAG ATATCTAGACAGACTAGTTACTGCATTGGAAGCAAAGAAACATCATGaagtgaaattgaaagaagGTTTGAAGGACTTGGCTTCCAAACGCATGGAGCTTCAAAATGCTTTATCTTCATCTTGGCCGAAGCAGGTTTGTATCTGA
- the LOC102611165 gene encoding CDK5RAP3-like protein isoform X1, whose protein sequence is MQSQEDIRNLPIDITFSRLGEWLVDRKRIPSDWRKRMAVIRTKISKEFPSLPKDIDPYFHTLDPEGIDYLEAKKICEKLLKSTPESRNIFGRLSGAAGSWEAIVRSYEKDHIFLGEAAQIMVQNVNYEIPFQKKQVQKMQQQLAELDRKEADTKRSVALSAAKYVEACQELGLQGKSVRHELLETANSLPSTFSRILEVISSDSMSQAMEYYSTFVRDVHTHAEKGKSVAVLLNLKDVRENPPSMNVSAASEIVGSVDVQSSSNDNQIVGEDTKAAGDSIDWDISVDSPQIDWDIGTVEETEDAGNGLGPYEMVNASEFLEGPQETDQTPSNKEGNTLPAALSASEVSWDISVDTPQVDVIDDANPPNISMENQKSVPDILTQSPGISEDRSQLLETEYRNKILDDLYEIKAFLNQRLVELRNEETLSLRNQVQSVAPLVLQQYSPDATETMLSDVSSAISLLTNRKTRDLIMILNSKRYLDRLVTALEAKKHHEVKLKEGLKDLASKRMELQNALSSSWPKQEAALNKTRELKKLCEGTLSSMFDGRPVNIIGEINALLNSGISM, encoded by the exons ATGCAGAGCCAGGAAGACATACGAAATCTTCCCATCGACATCACATTCTCTCGTCTCGGAG AATGGTTGGTTGATCGGAAGCGAATACCGTCTGATTGGAGAAAACGAATGGCTGTGATCAGAACTAAAATTTCTAAGGAATTTCCCTCACTTCCTAAAGATATTGATCCTTATTTCCATACGCTTGACCCTGAag gaattgattatttggaggccaaaaaaatttgtgaaaaaCTTCTGAAATCAACCCCAGAAAGCCGGAATATATTTGGCCGACTATCAGGTGCTGCT GGTTCTTGGGAAGCAATTGTGCGTTCATATGAGAAAGATCATATTTTTCTCGGTGAGGCTGCTCAGATTATGGTTCAAAATGTAAACTATGAGAT tCCATTTCAGAAGAAACAAGTGCAAAAGATGCAGCAACAGCTAGCGGAACTTGATCGCAAAGAGGCTGATACAAAAAGAAGCGTGGCTCTATCAGCAGCTAAATATGTTGAGGCCTGTCAAGAACTTGGGTTGCAG GGAAAAAGTGTGAGGCATGAACTATTGGAGACTGCTAATTCGCTTCCAAGCACATTTAGCAGGATTTTGGAAGTCATAAGTAGTGATTCGATGTCACAGGCTATGGAGTATTATTCCACTTTTGTCAGAGACGTTCACACTCACGCGGAGAAGGGT AAATCGGTGGCTGTCTTACTGAACTTGAAAGACGTTCGTGAAAATCCCCCATCAATGAATGTCTCTGCTGCTTCTGAGATCGTTGGTTCTGTTGATGTTCAATCAAGCTCTAATGATAATCAGATTGTGGGAGAGGACACAAAAGCTGCTGGAGATAGCATTGACTGGGATATTTCAGTTGACAGTCCGCAGATTGATTGGGATATTGGTACTGTGGAAGAAACAGAAGATGCTGGCAATGGCTTAGGTCCGTATGAAATGGTTAATGCTAGCGAGTTCTTAGAGGGTCCTCAGGAAACTGATCAAACTCCATCAAATAAAGAGGGCAATACCTTGCCTGCTGCACTTTCTGCTTCTGAGGTATCATGGGATATTAGTGTTGACACTCCTCAAGTTGATGTGATTGACGATGCTAATCCGCCAAATATCAGCATGGAAAATCAGAAATCTGTTCCAGATATTTTAACCCAATCCCCAGGAATCAGTGAAGACAGAAGCCAGCTACTGGAGACAGAGTACAGGAATAAGATTCTTGATGATTTGTATGAG ATCAAAGCATTCTTAAATCAGCGATTAGTGGAGTTAAGGAATGAGGAGACTTTGTCCTTGCGTAATCAAGTCCAATCAGTTGCTCCCTTGGTGTTGCAGCAGTATTCTCCTGATGCTACTGAGACAATGTTATCTGATGTTTCCTCGGCCATTTCCCTGCTGACAAATAGGAAAACTCGAGACCTGATCATGATTCTCAACTCCAAGAG ATATCTAGACAGACTAGTTACTGCATTGGAAGCAAAGAAACATCATGaagtgaaattgaaagaagGTTTGAAGGACTTGGCTTCCAAACGCATGGAGCTTCAAAATGCTTTATCTTCATCTTGGCCGAAGCAG GAAGCAGCTCTTAACAAAACCAGGGAGCTTAAGAAGTTATGCGAGGGTACACTTTCATCCATGTTTGATGGAAGACCTGTGAACATAATTGGAGAGATTAACGCCCTGCTGAATAGTGGGATTAGTATGTAA
- the LOC102612133 gene encoding rhodanese-like domain-containing protein 9, chloroplastic, with amino-acid sequence MAGIGASCSFLPSRSKLRTTWLQFETHPGRKVSGKSICRRNLKIRADVNYVNAEEAKNLIAVERYAVLDVRDNSQYNRAHIKSSYHVPLFIENQDNDLGTIIKRTVHNNFSGLFFGLPFTKQNPEFVQSVKSQFSPESKLLVVCQEGLRSAAAANKLEEAGFQNIACITSGLQTVKPGTFDSVGSTELQDAGKAGLVTVQGKISAVLGTVLICAFLFITFFPEQAEKLFQLSPAS; translated from the exons ATGGCAGGGATTGGCGCTTCTTGTTCATTTCTTCCTTCACGGAg CAAATTGCGGACAACTTGGTTGCAATTTGAAACTCATCCTGGAAGAAAAGTGTCAGGAAAATCAATCTGCAGGAGAAATTTGAAGATTAGAGCTGATGTAAACTATGTAAATGCTGAAGAAGCAAAGAATCTTATAGCCGTGGAGCGTTATGCAGTTCTTGATGTTCGTGACAACTCTCAGTATAATCGTGCTCATATAAAATCATCTTATCATGTGCCTCTTTTTATTGAGAATCAAGACAATGACCTgg GGACAATTATAAAGAGGACTGTGCACAACAATTTTTCAGGGTTATTCTTCGGGCTTCCATTTACAAAACAGAATCCCGAATTCGTGCAATCAGTTAAGAGCCAGTTTTCTCCCGAAAGTAAACTGTTGGTTGTTTGCCAGGAAGGATTGAG GTCTGCTGCTGCAGCCAATAAGTTAGAGGAGGCTGGTTTCCAAAACATAGCATGCATCACGTCAGGGCTTCAAACCGTGAAACCGG GTACATTCGATTCTGTAGGTTCCACCGAGCTGCAAGATGCTGGAAAAGCTGGTTTGGTTACAGTTCAAGGCAAGATTTCAGCTGTACTTGGAACTGTGCTTATCT GTGCATTTCTATTCATCACTTTCTTCCCAGAGCAAGCCGAGAAGTTGTTCCAGTTGTCCCCTGCGAGCTAG
- the LOC102610860 gene encoding protein STRUBBELIG-RECEPTOR FAMILY 2 — translation MDKKYHLSLYLTVLVFFASLGSQALAFTDPLDVTALHDLYKALNNPSQLNKWKLDGGDPCAELWTGVYCSESSVIHLKIPGLQLTGHLGSRLHDLHSLKHFDVSSNSIGGEIPNGLPPNVTHINMAFNKLNQNIPHSLPNLKRLRHLNLSHNMLSGPIGSVFTGLENLKELDLSYNDFTGDLPSSFGSLKNLSALFLQNNNFTGSVIYLADLPLIYLNIEDNQFSGVIPKQFESIPNLWFWGNKFNVDRNSPPWSFPMDSLPIRRNFSAPPTSQSSAVENYPSNDIDQKHKKGMSPGGIAFLVCGLALAATCAALFIAFRINQARAARHNSLEKFSSTGPEESPRILAVSSPLFLCPRRVPPVHAIKTESTIRRKSFSKNCKLPENVTVYSVAELQLATNSFNEDNLLGKGSLGSVYKANFPDGQFLAVKNINMPSLSFDEEEQFMDVIRISSQFRHPNIVKLLGYCVDHGQHLLVYEFVRNLSLADALHKEIYKPLSWGIRLHIALGIARALHYLHSQFFPPVSHCNIKAANILLDEELLPLICDSGLAVLRPLTSNSASEIAVSNAGYIAPEHWEPGSDNTKIDIYAFGVLLLELLTGKTPVDGSRPRQEQSLVKWASSRLHDRECLERMVDPGIKGTFSSRSLSQFADIVSLCIQPEKEFRPPMSEIVDSLTRLVQKHCMSKTGGADYPEVDPFERSFRSTQTRFMGSPTVSYMSA, via the exons ATGGACAAGAAGTACCATCTATCCTTGTATCTCACCGTACTTGTCTTCTTCGCAAGTCTTGGTTCACAGGCTCTGGCTTTTACGGATCCACTAGATG TCACAGCTCTTCATGATCTGTACAAGGCCCTCAACAACCCATCACAGCTGAATAAATGGAAATTGGATGGTGGGGATCCTTGCGCAGAATTGTGGACTGGAGTGTATTGTTCTGAGTCATCTGTGATACACCT TAAAATTCCTGGGCTACAACTCACAGGGCATCTTGGAAGCAGGCTTCATGATCTCCATAGTTTGAAACATTT TGATGTTAGCTCCAATAGCATTGGGGGTGAAATTCCAAATGGCTTGCCTCCTAATGTCACTCATAT AAATATGGCGTTCAACAAACTGAACCAAAATATACCACACTCTTTACCTAATTTGAAACGTCTCAGACATCT GAATCTGTCCCACAATATGCTGTCTGGACCCATTGGCAGTGTGTTTACTGGCCTGGAGAATCTAAAAGAGTT GGATCTATCATACAATGACTTTACTGGAGACCTACCAAGTTCTTTTGGATCTCTGAAAAATCTTTCTGCACT GTTCTTGCAGAACAACAATTTCACTGGATCAGTTATTTACCTTGCTGATCTTCCCCTCATTTACCT GAACATTGAAGATAATCAATTCAGTGGTGTAATACCTAAGCAGTTTGAGTCGATTCCAAATTTATG GTTTTGGGGCAACAAGTTCAATGTAGATCGCAACTCTCCACCATGGAGTTTTCCTATGGATAGTTTACCCATTAGGCGTAATTTTAGTGCTCCTCCAACGTCTCAGTCAAGTGCTGTTGAAAACTATCCCTCGAATGACATCGACCAAAAGCACAAGAAAGGGATGAGCCCTGGAGGAATAGCTTTTCTAGTTTGTGGTCTAGCTCTTGCGGCAACCTGTGCAGCACTGTTCATTGCATTCCGTATTAATCAAGCCCGTGCAGCAAGACATAATAGCTTGGAGA AGTTCTCTTCCACTGGACCTGAAGAAAGCCCCCGCATCTTGGCTGTTAGCTCTCCACTCTTTCTTTGCCCAAGGCGGGTACCTCCTGTTCATGCCATTAAAACGGAGTCAACTATCAGAAGAAAAAGTTTCTCAAAGAATTGTAAATTGCCAGAAAATGTAACAGTATACTCCGTGGCAGAGCTTCAGCTAGCTACAAACAGCTTCAATGAAGATAATCTTCTCGGGAAGGGATCTCTTGGTTCTGTCTACAAAGCCAATTTTCCAGATGGCCAA TTTTTGGCTGTGAAGAACATCAACATGCCATCACTATCTTTCGATGAAGAGGAACAGTTCATGGATGTGATTCGGATTTCATCTCAATTTAGGCATCCAAACATTGTGAAACTTCTTGGATATTGTGTGGATCATGGACAGCATTTGCTTGTCTACGAATTTGTCAGAAATTTGTCCCTAGCTGATGCTCTGCACAAAGAAATCTACAAGCCACTTTCTTGGGGAATTCGCCTCCACATTGCCCTTGGCATTGCCCGCGCTTTGCA CTATTTGCACTCCCAATTCTTCCCCCCTGTCTCTCACTGCAACATCAAGGCTGCTAACATCTTGCTTGATGAAGAACTACTACCACTTATCTGTGACAGTGGGCTAGCTGTTTTGAGGCCTCTTACCAGCAACAGT GCCTCAGAAATTGCTGTCAGTAACGCCGGCTACATTGCACCTGAACACTGGGAACCAGGAAGCGATAACACAAAGATTGACATATACGCCTTCGGGGTGTTGCTTTTGGAGCTATTAACGGGAAAGACACCTGTTGATGG TTCAAGGCCAAGACAAGAGCAATCTTTGGTGAAATGGGCTTCATCTCGGCTTCATGACCGTGAGTGTTTGGAGAGGATGGTTGATCCTGGAATTAAAGGAACTTTCTCCTCCAGGTCTCTTTCCCAGTTTGCTGATATTGTCTCCCTTTGTATTCAG CCTGAGAAGGAATTTCGACCTCCCATGTCTGAAATTGTGGATTCCCTGACGCGTCTGGTACAAAAGCACTGCATGTCGAAAACCGGTGGAGCTGATTATCCCGAGGTTGACCCATTTGAGAGATCTTTCCGTTCCACACAGACCCGATTCATGGGCTCACCTACAGTGAGCTATATGTCCGCCTGA